In Halarcobacter mediterraneus, the following proteins share a genomic window:
- the trpC gene encoding indole-3-glycerol phosphate synthase TrpC encodes MILDEINKRTLEDVERRKKEYSLDWLGRSLSANPYPPRDVKPYLTSTKEEPIRIIAEVKKASPSKGVIKEDFDPLKIAQEYSENGANAISVLTEPHYFQGNLEYLTQIRRYVPTPLLRKDFILDKYQIVEALVYGADFILLIAKSLSTKQLKELYEYALHLGLEVLVEIHDKEDLKKAMHCGANIIGINHRNLETFEMDMNLCDELIPMIPNGKIIVAESGVSNIETIKRLSSIGADAFLIGEHFMRVPSIEEELKKFKSALA; translated from the coding sequence GTGATATTAGATGAAATAAATAAAAGAACATTAGAAGACGTCGAAAGAAGAAAAAAAGAGTATTCTTTAGATTGGTTGGGAAGAAGTTTAAGTGCAAACCCTTATCCTCCAAGAGATGTTAAACCTTATTTAACTTCTACAAAAGAAGAGCCAATAAGAATAATTGCGGAAGTAAAAAAAGCAAGTCCTAGTAAAGGTGTTATAAAAGAAGACTTTGATCCTTTGAAAATAGCTCAAGAGTATTCAGAAAATGGAGCAAATGCCATTTCAGTTCTAACTGAACCTCACTACTTTCAAGGTAATTTAGAGTATCTAACTCAAATAAGAAGATATGTTCCAACACCTTTACTTAGAAAAGATTTTATTCTTGATAAATACCAAATAGTTGAAGCCTTAGTATATGGAGCTGATTTTATTTTACTTATTGCAAAAAGTTTAAGTACCAAACAATTAAAAGAGCTTTATGAGTATGCTTTACATTTAGGTTTAGAAGTATTAGTAGAAATTCATGATAAAGAAGACTTAAAAAAAGCTATGCACTGTGGAGCAAATATAATTGGTATAAATCATAGAAATCTTGAAACCTTTGAAATGGATATGAATCTTTGTGATGAATTAATTCCTATGATTCCAAATGGAAAGATTATAGTTGCTGAAAGTGGAGTAAGTAACATAGAAACTATAAAAAGATTAAGTTCAATAGGAGCAGATGCTTTCTTAATAGGAGAACATTTTATGAGAGTTCCATCTATTGAAGAAGAACTTAAAAAATTTAAGAGTGCTTTAGCATAA
- the rseP gene encoding RIP metalloprotease RseP, whose translation MGTITFLLVLSFLVFFHELGHFLAARYFGVKVEVFSIGFGKQIFSKMYRGTKWQIALIPLGGYVKMKGQDDTKPGLYEEGTDSYNNKKPWQRIVILFAGPFANFVLAAILYFIIALAGANTLSPTVGKVQENSPALKAGIKSGDEIIRINNTEIKTWEDIGKTIISTEGALQFYLKRDGELISKIIRPHISDTQNMFKENIKKRMIGISPAPKLVTIYHNPIEALSYAWDKTIESSKMIFLGVQKLIQGIIPSSEIGGVITIGKVISDASESSIIALLAITALISVNLGVLNLLPIPALDGGHIMFNLYEIIARKKPSDKVFVYLTITGWVILASLMLLGIYNDLNRLLG comes from the coding sequence TTGGGTACTATAACTTTTTTACTTGTTCTTTCTTTTTTAGTGTTTTTTCATGAATTAGGTCACTTTTTAGCTGCAAGATATTTTGGAGTAAAAGTTGAAGTTTTTTCAATTGGTTTTGGGAAACAAATTTTTTCTAAAATGTATAGAGGAACAAAATGGCAAATAGCATTAATTCCCCTTGGTGGTTATGTAAAGATGAAAGGGCAAGATGACACTAAACCTGGTCTTTATGAAGAAGGAACAGACTCTTATAATAATAAAAAACCTTGGCAAAGGATAGTTATTCTTTTTGCAGGACCTTTTGCAAACTTTGTACTTGCAGCAATTTTATATTTTATAATTGCCCTTGCAGGAGCAAATACACTAAGCCCTACAGTAGGTAAAGTTCAAGAAAACTCTCCTGCTCTTAAAGCTGGAATAAAATCTGGCGATGAAATTATTAGAATAAATAACACTGAAATTAAAACTTGGGAAGATATTGGTAAAACTATAATTTCAACAGAAGGTGCTTTACAATTTTACCTAAAAAGAGATGGAGAACTTATCTCAAAAATCATAAGACCACATATTTCAGATACACAAAATATGTTTAAAGAAAATATTAAAAAAAGAATGATTGGAATATCTCCTGCTCCAAAACTTGTAACTATTTATCACAACCCAATTGAAGCACTATCTTATGCATGGGATAAAACTATAGAATCTTCTAAAATGATATTTTTAGGTGTACAAAAATTAATTCAAGGAATTATTCCAAGTAGTGAAATTGGTGGAGTTATTACAATAGGAAAGGTGATTTCTGATGCAAGTGAATCTTCAATTATAGCTTTACTTGCAATTACAGCACTAATTTCTGTTAATTTAGGTGTTCTAAACCTTCTTCCTATTCCTGCTTTAGATGGTGGGCATATTATGTTTAACCTTTATGAGATTATTGCAAGAAAAAAACCAAGTGATAAAGTATTTGTTTATTTAACAATTACTGGTTGGGTAATTTTAGCTTCCTTAATGCTACTTGGAATATACAATGATTTAAATAGATTATTAGGATAA
- a CDS encoding YggS family pyridoxal phosphate-dependent enzyme yields MDKNKAVKNLDKVISKVEAARLRVSEHHIVKIIGISKYSNAEDVAMLYNAGQRAFGENKVQDLKQKSQELDELPLEWHFVGRLQKNKINNLIDLNPTLMQSLDSLELAYELNKKLKTKNKTMSCLLQINSAKEDSKAGVLPEEAKEVYEKISKECSNIKLKGIMSIGAHVEDREIITNSFKITKSIFDELKEYNPKYCSMGMSSDFELAIACGSNMIRVGSTLFK; encoded by the coding sequence ATGGATAAAAATAAAGCTGTTAAAAATTTAGATAAAGTTATTTCAAAAGTAGAAGCAGCAAGACTTAGAGTTTCAGAACATCATATTGTTAAAATAATTGGTATTTCTAAATACTCTAATGCTGAAGATGTTGCAATGTTATATAACGCAGGTCAAAGAGCTTTTGGAGAAAATAAAGTTCAAGATTTAAAACAAAAATCACAAGAACTTGATGAACTACCACTTGAATGGCACTTTGTAGGAAGATTACAGAAAAATAAGATTAACAATTTAATTGATTTAAACCCTACTTTAATGCAATCATTAGATTCTCTTGAATTAGCATATGAATTAAATAAAAAACTAAAAACAAAAAATAAAACAATGTCTTGTCTTCTTCAAATAAACTCTGCAAAAGAAGACAGTAAAGCAGGTGTGCTTCCAGAAGAAGCAAAAGAAGTTTATGAAAAAATATCAAAAGAGTGTTCAAATATAAAATTAAAAGGTATTATGAGTATTGGAGCACATGTAGAAGATAGGGAAATAATAACTAATTCATTTAAAATAACAAAATCTATTTTTGATGAATTAAAAGAATATAATCCAAAATACTGTTCAATGGGAATGAGTTCTGACTTTGAATTAGCCATTGCTTGTGGCTCTAATATGATTAGAGTTGGCTCTACTTTATTTAAATAA